A part of Ignavibacteriales bacterium genomic DNA contains:
- a CDS encoding M13 family metallopeptidase, which produces MKNRSLFFIMFLSIVLIVQNFAQISGDKSKTLDPQNIDSSVKPGDNFYEYASGNWLKNNPIPDEYSRWGSFEILTEENYKILKQILEEASVSNAPLGSVQQKIGDYCFAGMDTASIESLGINAISNYLEKIQNINSEENLVEVISEMHVNGQNPLFNFFVSADAKNSSMVISQLFQGGLGLPDRDYYLKDDDRSKEIRERYALHISKMFSLSGSDESTAHNAAAVIMKIETRLAENSMDRVAMRDPNLTYNKMTFADVKNLASGFDWDLYFNFTGVNDPGDINVGQPDFFKEIGSMMNEVSLDDWKIYLRWNLLRGTANLLSSDFVNERFDFTGKFLNGQKAMQPRWKRILQSTNFALGEALGKLFVEKTFPPEAKQKALQIVNNLLEAMGDRINNLEWMSDETKKQAMIKLDAFNVKIGYPDKWKDYSDLKVTRNSFVENLMEANRFQFKKDLEKIGKPVDKTEWLMNPQTVNAYYEPTKNEIVFPAAILQPPFFDPEADDAINYGAMGGVIGHEVTHGFDDEGKQYDAEGNIRNWWTSEDEAKFNERAQVMINQYNSFMPIDTNRINGALTQGENIADLGGLNVAFTAFKKTEQFNENKLIDGFTPSQRFFLSWANVWKNNIRDQALLLRLKTDPHSPGKFRVLGPLSNIPEFWDAFDIKPGEPMRNEGDKLVKIW; this is translated from the coding sequence ATGAAAAATCGTTCATTATTTTTTATAATGTTCTTATCCATTGTGTTGATTGTACAAAACTTTGCACAAATAAGCGGTGACAAATCAAAAACACTTGATCCGCAAAATATTGATTCATCAGTTAAACCAGGAGATAATTTTTATGAATACGCTTCGGGCAATTGGCTGAAAAATAACCCCATCCCTGATGAATACAGCAGGTGGGGAAGCTTTGAAATACTAACCGAAGAAAACTATAAAATCTTAAAGCAAATTCTCGAAGAAGCATCAGTATCAAATGCACCGCTTGGAAGTGTGCAGCAGAAAATTGGTGATTATTGCTTTGCGGGAATGGATACTGCTTCAATTGAATCTTTAGGTATTAATGCTATTTCAAATTATTTAGAAAAGATTCAAAACATCAATTCAGAGGAGAATTTAGTAGAAGTAATTTCAGAAATGCATGTGAATGGTCAAAATCCGTTATTCAATTTTTTTGTCTCTGCTGATGCAAAAAACAGTTCGATGGTAATTTCACAATTATTTCAGGGCGGGTTGGGGTTGCCCGATCGTGACTATTATTTAAAGGATGATGATCGTTCGAAAGAAATTAGAGAAAGATATGCATTGCACATTTCAAAAATGTTCAGCCTTTCCGGCAGCGATGAGTCAACAGCTCATAACGCTGCTGCGGTCATCATGAAAATTGAAACTCGCTTAGCGGAAAACTCAATGGATCGAGTAGCAATGCGCGATCCAAATTTAACTTACAACAAAATGACTTTTGCTGATGTAAAAAATCTTGCTTCAGGATTTGATTGGGATTTGTACTTTAATTTTACCGGAGTAAATGATCCCGGTGATATAAATGTCGGGCAGCCGGATTTCTTTAAGGAAATTGGAAGCATGATGAATGAAGTTTCACTGGATGACTGGAAAATTTATTTAAGATGGAATTTGTTAAGAGGAACTGCAAATTTGTTGAGCAGTGATTTTGTGAACGAAAGATTTGACTTCACAGGAAAATTTCTTAATGGTCAAAAAGCAATGCAGCCTCGATGGAAAAGAATTCTTCAATCAACAAACTTTGCACTTGGTGAAGCACTTGGAAAACTTTTTGTAGAAAAAACTTTTCCGCCTGAAGCAAAACAAAAAGCGCTTCAAATTGTGAACAACCTTCTTGAAGCAATGGGGGATAGAATTAACAATCTTGAATGGATGAGTGATGAAACGAAAAAACAAGCGATGATAAAATTGGATGCGTTTAATGTAAAGATCGGTTATCCGGATAAATGGAAAGATTATTCTGATTTGAAAGTGACCCGAAATTCTTTCGTTGAAAATTTGATGGAAGCAAACCGATTTCAATTTAAAAAAGATCTTGAAAAAATCGGCAAACCTGTTGATAAAACTGAATGGCTGATGAATCCGCAAACTGTGAATGCATATTATGAACCTACAAAGAATGAAATTGTTTTTCCGGCTGCAATTCTTCAACCTCCATTTTTTGATCCCGAAGCTGATGATGCAATTAATTACGGCGCAATGGGCGGGGTTATCGGTCACGAAGTAACGCACGGTTTTGATGACGAAGGAAAACAGTACGACGCTGAAGGCAATATCCGGAATTGGTGGACGTCGGAAGACGAAGCGAAATTTAATGAGCGCGCTCAGGTTATGATCAATCAATACAATTCATTTATGCCCATTGATACAAACAGAATAAACGGCGCATTAACTCAAGGCGAGAACATTGCCGATCTTGGCGGCTTAAATGTTGCTTTTACTGCATTCAAAAAAACAGAACAGTTCAATGAAAATAAATTGATTGATGGATTTACACCCTCCCAAAGATTTTTCCTTTCGTGGGCAAATGTTTGGAAAAATAATATCCGCGATCAGGCTTTACTGCTGAGATTAAAAACAGATCCGCACTCGCCGGGAAAGTTTCGCGTACTTGGACCACTTAGCAACATTCCTGAATTTTGGGATGCGTTTGATATTAAACCAGGTGAGCCAATGAGAAACGAAGGCGATAAGCTTGTAAAAATTTGGTGA
- a CDS encoding sigma-54-dependent Fis family transcriptional regulator: protein MKNYNILIIDDESIQREILAGYLKKKGYKIFSASSGEEGIAIVKNNLIDIVLSDFKMPDKTGFEVLEEIKLLNPEINFIMITAYGTIQNAVQAMRAGAYDYLSKPVDLDELDLMLERIFEHQKLKSENVYLKTQLQGKYKISSLISHSPKMEEVISIAARVADSKATVLITGENGTGKEVLAKAIHYISPRKDGPFVPVNIPALSESLLESELFGHEKGAFTGAEKMRIGRFETADKGTIFLDEIGDIPLSIQVKLLRVLQEHQIERVGGASPIEIDVRIIAATNQNLEKKILDGTFREDLFYRLNIVAIKIPPLRDRREDILPLAEYFMEKYRLENAKEKFELSKEAADVLLKYSYPGNVRELENIIERAVVLARGNFINQSDLPGNVRGYLPEFELPQPGSGELNEQVEALEKRLIFDALKESKGNQTKAGKLLGITERNLRYKLKKYNIK from the coding sequence ATGAAAAACTACAACATATTAATTATTGACGACGAATCTATCCAACGGGAGATATTAGCTGGCTATTTAAAGAAAAAAGGGTATAAAATATTTTCTGCTTCATCCGGTGAAGAAGGAATAGCAATCGTAAAAAATAATTTGATTGACATTGTGCTTTCTGATTTTAAGATGCCTGATAAAACCGGATTTGAAGTATTAGAAGAAATCAAACTGTTAAATCCCGAAATTAATTTTATAATGATTACTGCTTATGGAACAATTCAAAATGCAGTGCAAGCAATGAGGGCAGGTGCTTATGACTACCTTTCCAAGCCCGTTGATCTTGATGAACTTGATCTTATGCTGGAACGAATATTTGAACATCAAAAATTAAAATCAGAAAACGTTTACTTAAAAACCCAGCTTCAGGGAAAATATAAAATCTCTTCATTAATTTCTCACTCACCAAAGATGGAGGAAGTGATAAGCATTGCAGCGCGTGTAGCAGACAGCAAAGCTACTGTACTCATCACAGGCGAAAATGGAACAGGAAAAGAAGTGCTTGCAAAAGCTATTCATTATATAAGCCCGAGGAAGGATGGTCCATTTGTCCCTGTAAATATTCCTGCATTATCCGAAAGCCTGCTCGAAAGTGAACTGTTCGGACATGAAAAAGGTGCGTTTACAGGTGCTGAAAAAATGAGAATTGGACGTTTTGAAACTGCAGATAAAGGGACGATCTTTTTAGATGAGATCGGCGATATTCCTCTTTCAATTCAGGTTAAATTACTGCGGGTTTTACAGGAGCATCAAATAGAAAGGGTGGGTGGTGCATCCCCAATTGAAATTGATGTTAGAATTATTGCAGCTACGAATCAAAATCTTGAGAAGAAAATTCTCGATGGTACATTTCGGGAAGATCTTTTTTACAGACTTAATATAGTGGCTATTAAGATTCCGCCGCTTCGAGATCGAAGGGAAGATATTCTTCCACTTGCGGAATATTTTATGGAGAAGTATCGCCTTGAAAATGCTAAGGAAAAGTTTGAACTTTCTAAAGAAGCTGCGGATGTATTACTAAAGTACAGTTATCCCGGAAATGTTCGTGAACTTGAAAACATTATTGAACGCGCCGTAGTATTAGCGCGTGGTAATTTCATTAACCAATCTGACCTGCCGGGAAACGTAAGAGGCTATCTCCCTGAATTCGAATTACCCCAACCTGGTTCGGGAGAATTGAACGAACAAGTGGAAGCGTTAGAAAAAAGATTGATTTTTGATGCGTTAAAAGAATCGAAAGGTAACCAAACAAAAGCCGGCAAGCTGCTCGGAATTACTGAGAGGAATCTTCGCTATAAATTGAAGAAGTATAATATCAAATAG
- a CDS encoding PAS domain S-box protein — translation MKLKFKLRPAVVVSITAIIGIVMIASAYIELQESKKEIFQLLFEHSSSLLETIVQSSKNALNSGSEIETLLTEKLLDNARLIKQLDNLNLLTNEKLRELASTNNLFRINIFNKSGNRIMTSRVPEPDHPHGEFNVNRFDELEPILSGRQSELIIGIKNAEYTDEQRFAVAVKRTGGGAIVINLDAKEFLEFRKKIGIGKIVRDISDNHGIEFIVLQDSLGILAASADVDSISSVEEDMFIAHSLNSDSVRTRVIEYNKKNIYEVTKRLVIDGETIGIFRLGISMEDIERVEQRMIRRLVIISLILMAISVIVLSIIFTSQTLKAVSTEFDKFKTTASSVLENMGDAVVVIDSNDKITLFNKSAEKLFDKFSSKVIGTEISNLFGENYSLIKNNIISSSDSPIYFEQILTISSESKYLSFSITKNKSTRGSPDNFTLVIKDLTTIRKLEEQAKRNEKLSAMGELASGVAHEIRNPINAIGMIAQRLNKEFSPASDAAEYHKINQLLKSEVDRINKIITQFLNYARPVEIRKSKIDAKIFIGDLFSLFQHQAKVKNINFISGTIDSFIFNIDAELMKQALINILQNAFEATEQNGTVKVESYKESTNAIITISDTGIGIFEKNLKKIFDLYFTTKKDGNGLGLSITQKIISQHNGSIELLSEENIGTTFKIILPLL, via the coding sequence ATGAAGTTAAAATTTAAACTGCGTCCTGCCGTCGTTGTTTCCATAACAGCTATCATTGGAATTGTGATGATTGCCTCCGCTTATATTGAACTTCAGGAAAGCAAAAAGGAAATCTTTCAACTATTATTTGAGCACTCCTCATCGCTTTTAGAAACCATTGTACAAAGCAGTAAGAACGCACTAAATTCAGGCAGCGAAATAGAAACGCTGCTTACTGAAAAACTGCTCGATAATGCAAGATTAATAAAACAGCTTGACAATCTTAATCTGCTTACAAATGAAAAACTAAGAGAACTTGCTTCGACAAACAATCTTTTCCGAATTAATATTTTTAATAAAAGCGGAAATAGAATAATGACCAGCAGAGTCCCCGAACCTGATCATCCTCATGGAGAGTTTAATGTTAATCGTTTCGATGAGCTTGAACCTATTCTATCCGGGCGGCAAAGTGAGTTGATAATTGGGATTAAAAATGCGGAATATACAGATGAACAGCGGTTTGCAGTTGCCGTAAAAAGAACTGGAGGCGGGGCTATTGTTATAAACCTTGATGCTAAAGAGTTTCTTGAATTCAGAAAAAAAATCGGTATCGGCAAAATTGTTCGGGACATTTCGGATAACCATGGGATCGAATTCATTGTGCTTCAAGATAGTCTTGGAATCCTTGCAGCAAGTGCAGACGTTGACTCAATTTCTTCTGTTGAAGAGGATATGTTTATTGCACACTCCCTTAATAGCGATTCTGTAAGGACGCGTGTGATTGAGTATAACAAGAAAAATATTTATGAAGTCACAAAACGATTGGTCATTGACGGTGAAACAATTGGAATATTTCGGCTGGGTATTAGTATGGAAGACATCGAACGAGTCGAACAAAGGATGATCAGAAGGTTAGTAATTATTTCTCTAATTCTAATGGCTATTTCGGTAATTGTTTTGAGTATAATATTTACCTCGCAGACCCTCAAAGCCGTATCAACTGAATTTGATAAATTCAAAACTACCGCTTCTTCTGTGCTGGAAAATATGGGTGATGCAGTAGTTGTAATAGACAGTAATGATAAAATAACTTTGTTCAATAAATCGGCTGAAAAATTATTCGATAAATTTTCCTCCAAAGTAATTGGTACCGAGATTTCAAATTTGTTCGGTGAAAATTACAGTTTGATCAAAAATAATATTATCTCCTCATCAGATTCCCCAATTTATTTTGAACAAATACTAACCATTTCTTCCGAAAGTAAATATTTATCTTTTAGTATCACTAAAAATAAATCAACCCGGGGCTCACCCGATAATTTTACTCTGGTAATAAAAGATTTGACTACAATTAGGAAGCTTGAAGAACAGGCTAAGCGAAACGAAAAACTTTCTGCAATGGGGGAGCTTGCCTCAGGTGTTGCTCACGAAATACGAAATCCGATTAATGCAATAGGGATGATTGCACAAAGATTGAATAAAGAATTTTCACCCGCCTCGGATGCAGCTGAATATCATAAGATCAATCAATTGCTTAAATCGGAAGTTGATCGTATAAATAAAATAATTACTCAATTTCTTAATTATGCGCGGCCGGTTGAAATCCGGAAAAGTAAAATTGATGCAAAAATTTTTATTGGTGATTTGTTCTCTCTATTTCAACATCAAGCAAAAGTTAAAAACATAAATTTTATAAGCGGAACAATCGACTCGTTTATTTTTAATATTGATGCTGAGTTAATGAAGCAAGCGTTGATTAATATTTTACAGAATGCCTTCGAAGCAACCGAGCAAAATGGTACTGTTAAAGTTGAATCTTATAAAGAGAGTACTAATGCTATTATTACAATTTCAGATACTGGAATAGGCATCTTCGAAAAAAATTTAAAAAAAATATTTGATCTTTACTTTACTACTAAAAAAGACGGCAACGGACTTGGATTAAGTATTACTCAAAAAATAATTTCCCAGCACAATGGAAGTATTGAATTATTAAGCGAAGAAAATATTGGAACAACATTTAAAATTATTTTACCACTCTTATGA
- a CDS encoding YbaK/EbsC family protein, whose translation MPLTKLKKYLDENKIKYIIISHSSAYTAQEIAARAHIRGRELAKTVLLKIDGKMVMAVLPASYKINFEQLAKELNSSNVRLAYEQEFMDRFPDCEIGAMPPFGNLYGMEVFVAKSLMQDEEISFNACSHTELIKLSLKDFVSLVKPKIIQFSVQSKI comes from the coding sequence ATGCCGCTTACAAAACTCAAAAAATATCTTGATGAAAATAAAATCAAGTATATTATAATTTCGCATTCCTCGGCTTACACAGCCCAGGAAATTGCAGCTCGTGCGCACATTCGTGGAAGGGAACTTGCTAAAACTGTTTTACTAAAAATTGATGGGAAAATGGTGATGGCGGTTTTACCTGCGTCGTACAAAATTAACTTCGAGCAGCTTGCTAAAGAATTAAATTCTTCCAATGTCAGACTTGCATACGAGCAGGAGTTTATGGATAGATTTCCTGATTGCGAAATTGGTGCTATGCCTCCATTCGGTAATCTTTATGGGATGGAAGTGTTCGTTGCGAAAAGTTTGATGCAGGATGAAGAAATATCCTTTAATGCTTGCTCGCATACAGAACTTATTAAACTGTCGTTAAAAGATTTTGTATCGTTGGTAAAACCAAAAATAATTCAGTTCTCGGTTCAATCTAAAATCTGA
- a CDS encoding HAMP domain-containing histidine kinase, producing MKLGNLVPEWTHHYDEFWQAIRRRNLWLIKLRYGAVLLLLVFINFVQFVLRFDLSSYQYNALLILSGIILLYNIFLHWIRRFLKPQPYGFNPLHLSLLQMLFDLTALVFLFRFTGGAETPICFISVFHIVIGSLILPGFVIYSIAGLVVITFSLLIYFEYYSQITHYHISGLASTHLVYQSNYVLLFVMIFSFVIFTSVLIANWIAKQLYKREQQLYKSIDDLNAAEIQKQKYIVGIIHEIKTPIAAIQSYLDLVLQKFVGPLNEKVEEKLERAKIRTDEAIRLTNNILKISRMKLQDEIIKEEIDIKQVVDSLVSNAVELARQKDIAITVDDHRSIFKNFNGDKFLIEIAISNLIGNAVKYVGSEGSIVISIDGNDNGILLKICDNGIGIPQKEKDKIFTQFYRASNIPLNSFEGVGLGLSVVKEVIDKHNGTISFESPSSLGSKERPGTCFIIFFPY from the coding sequence ATGAAATTAGGTAATCTCGTTCCTGAATGGACGCATCATTATGACGAATTCTGGCAAGCAATTCGCCGGCGTAATCTTTGGCTCATCAAACTTCGTTATGGTGCAGTGCTTTTGCTGCTTGTCTTTATCAACTTTGTACAATTTGTGCTTCGGTTTGATTTGAGTAGTTATCAGTATAACGCATTACTTATCCTTTCGGGAATAATTTTACTCTATAATATTTTCTTACACTGGATTAGACGATTTTTAAAACCCCAACCTTATGGCTTTAATCCATTACACCTCTCTTTACTGCAAATGCTTTTTGATTTGACAGCGCTGGTATTTCTTTTTCGTTTTACCGGCGGAGCAGAAACACCAATTTGTTTTATTTCTGTATTTCATATTGTTATTGGAAGTTTAATCCTGCCGGGGTTTGTTATTTATTCAATAGCCGGATTAGTTGTCATAACGTTTTCTCTTTTAATTTATTTTGAGTACTATTCTCAAATTACTCACTATCATATTTCCGGGTTAGCAAGCACCCACCTCGTTTATCAATCAAATTATGTGCTGCTGTTTGTGATGATTTTTTCATTTGTAATTTTTACAAGTGTGCTGATTGCAAATTGGATTGCGAAGCAGCTTTACAAAAGAGAGCAGCAGCTTTATAAATCTATCGATGATTTAAATGCTGCTGAAATTCAGAAGCAAAAATATATTGTCGGCATTATTCACGAAATCAAAACTCCAATAGCTGCAATTCAATCCTATCTTGACCTCGTACTTCAAAAATTTGTTGGTCCGCTGAATGAGAAAGTTGAAGAAAAGCTTGAGCGTGCAAAAATTCGAACCGATGAAGCTATCAGACTTACAAATAACATCCTGAAAATTTCAAGAATGAAGCTTCAGGACGAAATTATTAAAGAAGAAATTGATATTAAGCAAGTTGTTGATTCATTAGTTTCCAACGCAGTAGAATTAGCCCGGCAAAAAGATATCGCGATTACTGTTGATGATCATAGAAGCATATTCAAAAATTTTAACGGAGATAAATTCTTAATTGAAATTGCCATCTCTAATCTTATAGGCAATGCTGTTAAGTATGTTGGCAGCGAAGGTTCAATTGTAATTTCTATTGATGGCAACGACAACGGAATACTACTAAAAATTTGCGATAATGGAATCGGTATTCCTCAAAAAGAAAAAGACAAAATATTTACTCAATTCTATCGAGCATCAAACATTCCCCTAAATTCTTTTGAAGGGGTAGGGCTTGGATTGTCGGTTGTGAAAGAAGTCATTGATAAACACAACGGCACAATCAGTTTCGAAAGTCCTTCCTCACTTGGTTCTAAGGAAAGACCCGGAACGTGCTTCATCATATTTTTCCCCTATTAA
- the malQ gene encoding 4-alpha-glucanotransferase yields MNFNRSAGILLHPTSLPGKFGIGDLGKECLNFIDFLETSGQTLWQVFPLGPTGYGDSPYQCFSAFAGNPILISPEKLFEEGLLTAEQISYPKFDPHQIEYGGIINFKKNLLFSAFQNFKKNKNKQADEFNKFCEDHSGWLEDFSLFMAAKEFHGGGLWTNWEKDLVLREASALKEWQIKLADDILYQKFIQFQFFKQWKAVKNYANTKGIKIIGDMPIYIAYDSADLWANKNLFTVNEEGKLETVAGVPPDYFSPTGQLWGNPLYRWKEMEKDDFLWWRKRFKGLLELIDIIRIDHFRGLDAYWEVQGDAITAVNGRWVKAPGEKLFNSISKHLGEIPILAEDLGVITKSVEALRDKFNFPGMKILQFAFGEKMETKFLPHNFVSNCVVYTGSHDNDTTRAYFEKAKIERRDIYDHVKNYLNIQSDDITANLIRAAYASVANIVIIPMQDILNLGGEARMNFPGKLGGNWSWRFTWNQIPEFLPASLKKLAELYERPPKPKTEKDEEIKVEEE; encoded by the coding sequence ATGAATTTTAACCGATCAGCAGGAATTCTTCTTCACCCCACCTCGCTTCCGGGCAAATTTGGAATTGGTGATCTTGGTAAAGAGTGTTTAAATTTTATTGATTTTCTTGAAACCTCCGGGCAAACACTCTGGCAGGTTTTTCCGTTAGGTCCAACCGGCTATGGCGATTCCCCCTACCAATGTTTCTCTGCATTCGCAGGCAATCCAATCTTGATTAGTCCCGAAAAACTTTTTGAGGAAGGATTGCTGACTGCCGAACAAATATCCTATCCGAAATTTGATCCGCATCAAATAGAATATGGCGGGATAATTAATTTTAAGAAAAATCTGCTTTTCTCAGCATTTCAAAATTTCAAAAAAAATAAAAACAAGCAGGCAGATGAGTTCAATAAATTTTGTGAAGATCATTCCGGTTGGCTGGAGGATTTTAGTTTGTTTATGGCAGCTAAGGAATTTCATGGCGGCGGGCTTTGGACAAACTGGGAGAAAGATTTGGTTCTTCGTGAAGCATCCGCATTAAAAGAATGGCAGATAAAACTTGCAGATGATATTCTTTATCAAAAATTTATTCAATTTCAATTTTTCAAACAGTGGAAAGCTGTTAAAAATTATGCGAACACAAAAGGAATAAAAATAATCGGCGATATGCCTATCTACATTGCTTATGACAGCGCTGATCTATGGGCTAATAAAAATTTATTCACTGTTAATGAAGAAGGCAAACTTGAAACAGTTGCCGGTGTTCCGCCGGATTATTTTTCGCCAACCGGACAGCTTTGGGGAAATCCGCTTTACCGCTGGAAGGAAATGGAGAAAGATGATTTTCTTTGGTGGAGGAAAAGATTTAAAGGTCTGCTTGAACTGATAGACATTATTCGCATTGATCATTTCAGGGGGCTTGATGCTTATTGGGAAGTTCAGGGGGATGCAATAACTGCCGTTAATGGGCGGTGGGTAAAAGCTCCCGGTGAAAAACTTTTTAATTCTATAAGCAAACATCTTGGTGAGATTCCGATTCTTGCAGAAGATCTTGGTGTAATTACAAAATCAGTTGAAGCACTCCGCGATAAATTTAATTTCCCCGGAATGAAAATTCTTCAGTTTGCTTTTGGCGAAAAGATGGAGACGAAATTTCTGCCGCATAATTTTGTTTCCAATTGTGTTGTTTACACCGGTTCACACGATAACGATACTACCCGTGCTTATTTTGAAAAGGCAAAAATTGAAAGAAGAGATATTTACGATCATGTGAAAAATTATCTTAACATTCAAAGTGATGATATCACTGCTAATCTTATTCGTGCAGCTTATGCTTCAGTTGCAAACATCGTTATAATTCCAATGCAGGATATTTTAAATCTTGGCGGTGAAGCAAGAATGAATTTTCCCGGAAAACTTGGCGGGAATTGGAGCTGGCGTTTTACCTGGAATCAAATTCCGGAATTTCTTCCGGCATCTTTGAAAAAACTTGCTGAGCTTTACGAGCGTCCGCCAAAACCCAAAACGGAAAAAGATGAAGAAATTAAAGTTGAGGAAGAATGA
- a CDS encoding TerB family tellurite resistance protein produces the protein MFDYIKNILLGKNISGVNSVSEKEDNKIQIATCALFLEMAKSDLNFTEEERSHIFETMKNIFLLDDESVNELLKLSESEVKESISLYEFTDTINQHFSNEEKFELLKNLWKLIFIDGKIDAHEEGLIRKITTMLNLEHRDMIDSKIIVKKELKM, from the coding sequence ATGTTTGACTACATTAAAAATATTTTACTCGGCAAAAATATAAGCGGCGTTAATTCTGTTAGTGAAAAAGAAGATAATAAAATTCAAATAGCTACGTGCGCATTGTTCCTTGAAATGGCAAAATCAGATTTGAATTTTACCGAAGAAGAACGCAGCCACATTTTTGAAACAATGAAAAATATTTTTCTACTCGATGATGAATCTGTAAATGAGCTATTAAAACTTTCAGAGTCGGAAGTAAAAGAAAGTATCAGCCTTTACGAATTCACAGATACAATAAATCAGCATTTTTCAAATGAAGAAAAGTTTGAACTGTTGAAAAATTTATGGAAGCTAATCTTTATTGATGGTAAAATAGATGCGCACGAGGAAGGCTTAATCAGAAAAATTACCACGATGCTCAACCTTGAGCATCGTGATATGATAGATTCAAAAATAATAGTAAAAAAAGAATTAAAAATGTAG